A genomic stretch from Ooceraea biroi isolate clonal line C1 chromosome 3, Obir_v5.4, whole genome shotgun sequence includes:
- the LOC105283213 gene encoding roquin-1 isoform X4: MRVASFLPYQIMTLIVIYISSFFLHNFLLSLLRRMPIQAPQWTEFLSCPICCHDFDAAIRGPISLGCGHTICRACLANLHRKQCPFDQSVINTDIDRLPVNEALLQLLGNPIPAVASSASALSQQQNYQKLLPTDQHSNYLRAKNCIEELALYLKPCQSTNNAGIGTGVGGLVSRPMQRKLVTLLGCQLVEPEGRARALRAARSLGERTVTELILQHQNPQQLSANLWAAVRARGCQFLGPAMQEEVLKLVLLALEDGSALSRKVLVMFVVQRLEPHFPQASKTSIGHVVQLLYRASCFKVSKREGDSSLMQLKEEFRTYEALRREHDAQIVQIATEAGLRIAPDQWSALLYGDTAHKSHMQSIIDKLQTPQSFAQSVQELVIALQRTPDPGQLSGLRPQLELLATIDPSPETEPPSLTECRAALEAVRIVVATLVDFVRQHGSGSGGGGGGGGGGGGSGGGGGGGGNRKSTAQDGGGSGPGGNLNPSMTTGKYKVSMCRDLALRGICPRSSNCTFAHSDTELDKYRSKNRKMSIRTSASQTEKGEKNNKSFSKQNDDLTAYHPAKAHDREITSTVQHPTAISTNLENNLIDSLTSNYMLSPVSSQKLSHIGLCSMKGAMVEGGAAPTIHCPGHYIMPPGPIATVDYGPTAATNLGVWDPPQIVPVGHMTNDKKQRTTTMPKTVLAMLLQRKMEILNQLEAMIGKQQQQLMSPQGSDLSLMTSNNYSIWTTANSFRCPPGTDPPSPAPPPPPPPPPLSHLLDDDGLFVPIDVSLDNKEESKLAKTLIRSPCNGALSHPVSSYNERLGCTPAPVQSTAFKTPNSITSWYYGNQPYTTVDASVQSMNPGNDGFTNDSYVTLGCDATSELQPRLSRPECMSKDLILESQRVKQHLRHLEKEIIDLKFQLATQGTAAFFTGERFAQELRMMEGIKERERDAQNWSNPYGTGTTTLPWIHSSTNWPSNQEYNQDYKTKEQDTYEAGIANDMRELELRWEFELREHEKHWSSGGGEDTITTTPKNM; this comes from the exons ATGCGTGTCGCTTCTTTTCTCCCTTATCAAATAATGACACTGatagtaatttatatatcgtccttctttttacataattttctgttGTCTCTGTTGCGTAGAATGCCAATACAGGCACCGCAGTGGACTGAATTTTTGTCGTGTCCAATCTGCTGTCACGACTTTGACGCAGCCATACGAGGACCCATATCGCTTGGCTGTGGCCACACTATATGTCGTGCTTGTCTCGCCAATCTGCATCGTAAACAATGCCCTTTTGATCAG AGCGTTATCAACACCGACATTGATAGATTGCCGGTGAACGAGGCGTTGTTACAACTGCTGGGTAATCCTATTCCTGCTGTTGCCTCGTCTGCTTCTGCACTAAGTCAGCAACAAAATTATCAGAAGCTTCTGCCGACTGATCAACATAGCAATTATTTGCGGGCCAAGAATTGTATCGAGGAACTCGCTCTTTATCTTAAACCATGCCAAAGCACCAACAATGCAG GTATTGGGACTGGAGTCGGAGGATTGGTCTCTCGGCCGATGCAACGCAAGTTGGTGACATTGCTGGGCTGTCAACTGGTGGAGCCAGAGGGAAGGGCGCGTGCATTGCGCGCTGCTCGCAGTCTCGGCGAACGCACTGTCACCGAGCTCATACTGCAGCATCAGAATCCACAGCAGCTCAGCGCTAATCTCTGGGCGGCTGTACGAGCTCGTGGCTGTCAGTTTCTAGGACCAG CGATGCAGGAGGAAGTTCTGAAGCTCGTGCTATTGGCGCTAGAAGATGGATCGGCGTTGTCTCGCAAAGTGTTGGTGATGTTCGTGGTGCAGCGTCTAGAGCCACATTTTCCACAAGCTAGTAAGACCAGCATCGGCCACGTAGTACAGCTTCTGTATCGGGCGAGCTGTTTCAAG GTGTCAAAACGCGAGGGCGATTCGTCCCTGATGCAATTAAAAGAGGAGTTTCGCACTTACGAAGCTCTGAGACGCGAGCACGATGCGCAGATTGTGCAGATCGCTACGGAGGCGGGTTTGCGCATCGCGCCCGATCAGTGGTCGGCGCTACTTTATGGCGACACCGCTCACAAATCGCACATGCAGAGCATCATTGATAAATTGCAGACACCGCAGTCGTTCGCTCAGAGTGTGCAAGAACTCGTGATAGCGTTACAACGGACGCCTGATCCTGGACAATTGAGCGGTCTCAGGCCACAACTGGAGCTATTGGCCACCATCGATCCCAGCCCAG aaacgGAACCACCGAGCCTGACTGAATGTCGAGCGGCCCTGGAGGCTGTTAGAATAGTGGTAGCTACGCTGGTGGATTTTGTGCGACAACACGGCAGCGGTAGCGGCgggggcggcggcggcggcggcggcggcggtgggagtggcggcggcggtggcggcggcgggaaTAGGAAGTCAACGGCGCAGGATGGTGGTGGCAGTGGACCTGGTGGAAATTTGAATCCAAGCATGACGACCGGCAAGTACAAAGTTAGCATGTGCAGGGATCTGGCCCTGCGTGGAATCTGTCCACGATCTAGCAACTGCACCTTTGCTCACAGCGATACCGAACTTGATAA ATACAGATCGAAAAATCGTAAGATGAGCATCAGAACAAGTGCAAGTCAGACGGAAAAGGGCGAAAAGAATAACAAGTCCTTCAGCAAGCAAAATGATGATTTGACGGCATATCATCCTGCAAAGGCACATGACAGAGAAA TTACTTCAACGGTTCAGCATCCAACGGCCATTTCGactaatttggaaaataatttgattgaCTCACTGACATCGAACTACATGCTGTCTCCTGTGTCCTCCCAAAAATTGTCCCACATCGGCCTGTGCTCCATGAAAGGCGCTATGGTGGAAGGCGGGGCAGCTCCGACCATTCATTGCCCTGGGCATTACATAATGCCGCCAGGACCTATCGCCACCGTCGATTACGGACCGACAGCCGCGACTAATTTGGGAGTATGGGACCCTCCACAAATCGTACCAGTGGGCCACATGACAAACGACAAAAAA cAACGAACAACAACGATGCCAAAAACTGTGTTGGCGATGCTGTTACAACGCAAGATGGAAATTCTAAATCAGCTGGAAGCGATGATCGGCAAGCAACAGCAGCAGTTGATGTCACCACAG GGTAGCGACTTGTCATTGATGACATCTAACAATTATTCCATATGGACTACTGCAAACAGCTTTCGTTGCCCTCCCGGAACGGATCCGCCGTCACCagcaccaccgccaccgccaccgccaccaccgcttTCGCATCTGCTCGATGATGACGGACTCTTTGTGCCTATAGATGTATCACTGGATAACAAAGAGGAATCAAAACTGGCGAAAACTTTAATAAG aTCTCCTTGCAACGGAGCCCTATCGCATCCTGTAAGTTCTTACAACGAGAGACTTGGATGCACTCCTGCCCCAGTGCAATCCACTGCATTTAAAACTCCAAACTCCATTACATCCTGGTATTATGGTAATCAAC CGTACACGACAGTCGACGCCAGTGTACAATCAATGAATCCTGGTAATGATGGTTTCACTAACGATAGTTATGTTACTCTTGGCTGTGATGCCACGTCAGAATTGCAGCCACGTCTTTCAAGACCGGAATGCATGTCGAAAGA cTTAATCCTCGAGTCGCAGAGAGTGAAGCAACACCTTAGACATCTTGAGAAGGAAATCATTGACCTAAAG TTTCAGTTAGCGACGCAAGGTACCGCTGCTTTTTTCACGGGTGAGCGATTCGCACAAGAATTACGTATGATGGAAGGTAttaaggagagagagagagacgcgcaAAATTGGAGTAATCCCTATGGGACCGGCACTACCACTCTTCCTTGGATCCATTCTTCTACCAATTGGCCGTCCAATCAAGAATACAATCAAGATTACAAAACCAAAGAG CAGGACACATACGAGGCAGGAATCGCAAACGACATGCGCGAGTTAGAACTGCGTTGGGAATTTGAATTACGCGAGCATGAAAAGCATTGGTCCAGTGGAGGAGGGGAAGACACCATCACCACAACCccgaaaaatatgtaa
- the LOC105283213 gene encoding roquin-1 isoform X5, with product MPIQAPQWTEFLSCPICCHDFDAAIRGPISLGCGHTICRACLANLHRKQCPFDQSVINTDIDRLPVNEALLQLLGNPIPAVASSASALSQQQNYQKLLPTDQHSNYLRAKNCIEELALYLKPCQSTNNAGIGTGVGGLVSRPMQRKLVTLLGCQLVEPEGRARALRAARSLGERTVTELILQHQNPQQLSANLWAAVRARGCQFLGPAMQEEVLKLVLLALEDGSALSRKVLVMFVVQRLEPHFPQASKTSIGHVVQLLYRASCFKVSKREGDSSLMQLKEEFRTYEALRREHDAQIVQIATEAGLRIAPDQWSALLYGDTAHKSHMQSIIDKLQTPQSFAQSVQELVIALQRTPDPGQLSGLRPQLELLATIDPSPETEPPSLTECRAALEAVRIVVATLVDFVRQHGSGSGGGGGGGGGGGGSGGGGGGGGNRKSTAQDGGGSGPGGNLNPSMTTGKYKVSMCRDLALRGICPRSSNCTFAHSDTELDKYRSKNRKMSIRTSASQTEKGEKNNKSFSKQNDDLTAYHPAKAHDREITSTVQHPTAISTNLENNLIDSLTSNYMLSPVSSQKLSHIGLCSMKGAMVEGGAAPTIHCPGHYIMPPGPIATVDYGPTAATNLGVWDPPQIVPVGHMTNDKKQRTTTMPKTVLAMLLQRKMEILNQLEAMIGKQQQQLMSPQVKTGSDLSLMTSNNYSIWTTANSFRCPPGTDPPSPAPPPPPPPPPLSHLLDDDGLFVPIDVSLDNKEESKLAKTLIRSPCNGALSHPVSSYNERLGCTPAPVQSTAFKTPNSITSWYYGNQPYTTVDASVQSMNPGNDGFTNDSYVTLGCDATSELQPRLSRPECMSKDLILESQRVKQHLRHLEKEIIDLKFQLATQGTAAFFTGERFAQELRMMEGIKERERDAQNWSNPYGTGTTTLPWIHSSTNWPSNQEYNQDYKTKEQDTYEAGIANDMRELELRWEFELREHEKHWSSGGGEDTITTTPKNM from the exons ATGCCAATACAGGCACCGCAGTGGACTGAATTTTTGTCGTGTCCAATCTGCTGTCACGACTTTGACGCAGCCATACGAGGACCCATATCGCTTGGCTGTGGCCACACTATATGTCGTGCTTGTCTCGCCAATCTGCATCGTAAACAATGCCCTTTTGATCAG AGCGTTATCAACACCGACATTGATAGATTGCCGGTGAACGAGGCGTTGTTACAACTGCTGGGTAATCCTATTCCTGCTGTTGCCTCGTCTGCTTCTGCACTAAGTCAGCAACAAAATTATCAGAAGCTTCTGCCGACTGATCAACATAGCAATTATTTGCGGGCCAAGAATTGTATCGAGGAACTCGCTCTTTATCTTAAACCATGCCAAAGCACCAACAATGCAG GTATTGGGACTGGAGTCGGAGGATTGGTCTCTCGGCCGATGCAACGCAAGTTGGTGACATTGCTGGGCTGTCAACTGGTGGAGCCAGAGGGAAGGGCGCGTGCATTGCGCGCTGCTCGCAGTCTCGGCGAACGCACTGTCACCGAGCTCATACTGCAGCATCAGAATCCACAGCAGCTCAGCGCTAATCTCTGGGCGGCTGTACGAGCTCGTGGCTGTCAGTTTCTAGGACCAG CGATGCAGGAGGAAGTTCTGAAGCTCGTGCTATTGGCGCTAGAAGATGGATCGGCGTTGTCTCGCAAAGTGTTGGTGATGTTCGTGGTGCAGCGTCTAGAGCCACATTTTCCACAAGCTAGTAAGACCAGCATCGGCCACGTAGTACAGCTTCTGTATCGGGCGAGCTGTTTCAAG GTGTCAAAACGCGAGGGCGATTCGTCCCTGATGCAATTAAAAGAGGAGTTTCGCACTTACGAAGCTCTGAGACGCGAGCACGATGCGCAGATTGTGCAGATCGCTACGGAGGCGGGTTTGCGCATCGCGCCCGATCAGTGGTCGGCGCTACTTTATGGCGACACCGCTCACAAATCGCACATGCAGAGCATCATTGATAAATTGCAGACACCGCAGTCGTTCGCTCAGAGTGTGCAAGAACTCGTGATAGCGTTACAACGGACGCCTGATCCTGGACAATTGAGCGGTCTCAGGCCACAACTGGAGCTATTGGCCACCATCGATCCCAGCCCAG aaacgGAACCACCGAGCCTGACTGAATGTCGAGCGGCCCTGGAGGCTGTTAGAATAGTGGTAGCTACGCTGGTGGATTTTGTGCGACAACACGGCAGCGGTAGCGGCgggggcggcggcggcggcggcggcggcggtgggagtggcggcggcggtggcggcggcgggaaTAGGAAGTCAACGGCGCAGGATGGTGGTGGCAGTGGACCTGGTGGAAATTTGAATCCAAGCATGACGACCGGCAAGTACAAAGTTAGCATGTGCAGGGATCTGGCCCTGCGTGGAATCTGTCCACGATCTAGCAACTGCACCTTTGCTCACAGCGATACCGAACTTGATAA ATACAGATCGAAAAATCGTAAGATGAGCATCAGAACAAGTGCAAGTCAGACGGAAAAGGGCGAAAAGAATAACAAGTCCTTCAGCAAGCAAAATGATGATTTGACGGCATATCATCCTGCAAAGGCACATGACAGAGAAA TTACTTCAACGGTTCAGCATCCAACGGCCATTTCGactaatttggaaaataatttgattgaCTCACTGACATCGAACTACATGCTGTCTCCTGTGTCCTCCCAAAAATTGTCCCACATCGGCCTGTGCTCCATGAAAGGCGCTATGGTGGAAGGCGGGGCAGCTCCGACCATTCATTGCCCTGGGCATTACATAATGCCGCCAGGACCTATCGCCACCGTCGATTACGGACCGACAGCCGCGACTAATTTGGGAGTATGGGACCCTCCACAAATCGTACCAGTGGGCCACATGACAAACGACAAAAAA cAACGAACAACAACGATGCCAAAAACTGTGTTGGCGATGCTGTTACAACGCAAGATGGAAATTCTAAATCAGCTGGAAGCGATGATCGGCAAGCAACAGCAGCAGTTGATGTCACCACAGGTGAAGACT GGTAGCGACTTGTCATTGATGACATCTAACAATTATTCCATATGGACTACTGCAAACAGCTTTCGTTGCCCTCCCGGAACGGATCCGCCGTCACCagcaccaccgccaccgccaccgccaccaccgcttTCGCATCTGCTCGATGATGACGGACTCTTTGTGCCTATAGATGTATCACTGGATAACAAAGAGGAATCAAAACTGGCGAAAACTTTAATAAG aTCTCCTTGCAACGGAGCCCTATCGCATCCTGTAAGTTCTTACAACGAGAGACTTGGATGCACTCCTGCCCCAGTGCAATCCACTGCATTTAAAACTCCAAACTCCATTACATCCTGGTATTATGGTAATCAAC CGTACACGACAGTCGACGCCAGTGTACAATCAATGAATCCTGGTAATGATGGTTTCACTAACGATAGTTATGTTACTCTTGGCTGTGATGCCACGTCAGAATTGCAGCCACGTCTTTCAAGACCGGAATGCATGTCGAAAGA cTTAATCCTCGAGTCGCAGAGAGTGAAGCAACACCTTAGACATCTTGAGAAGGAAATCATTGACCTAAAG TTTCAGTTAGCGACGCAAGGTACCGCTGCTTTTTTCACGGGTGAGCGATTCGCACAAGAATTACGTATGATGGAAGGTAttaaggagagagagagagacgcgcaAAATTGGAGTAATCCCTATGGGACCGGCACTACCACTCTTCCTTGGATCCATTCTTCTACCAATTGGCCGTCCAATCAAGAATACAATCAAGATTACAAAACCAAAGAG CAGGACACATACGAGGCAGGAATCGCAAACGACATGCGCGAGTTAGAACTGCGTTGGGAATTTGAATTACGCGAGCATGAAAAGCATTGGTCCAGTGGAGGAGGGGAAGACACCATCACCACAACCccgaaaaatatgtaa
- the LOC105283213 gene encoding roquin-1 isoform X3, which translates to MRVASFLPYQIMTLIVIYISSFFLHNFLLSLLRRMPIQAPQWTEFLSCPICCHDFDAAIRGPISLGCGHTICRACLANLHRKQCPFDQSVINTDIDRLPVNEALLQLLGNPIPAVASSASALSQQQNYQKLLPTDQHSNYLRAKNCIEELALYLKPCQSTNNAGIGTGVGGLVSRPMQRKLVTLLGCQLVEPEGRARALRAARSLGERTVTELILQHQNPQQLSANLWAAVRARGCQFLGPAMQEEVLKLVLLALEDGSALSRKVLVMFVVQRLEPHFPQASKTSIGHVVQLLYRASCFKVSKREGDSSLMQLKEEFRTYEALRREHDAQIVQIATEAGLRIAPDQWSALLYGDTAHKSHMQSIIDKLQTPQSFAQSVQELVIALQRTPDPGQLSGLRPQLELLATIDPSPETEPPSLTECRAALEAVRIVVATLVDFVRQHGSGSGGGGGGGGGGGGSGGGGGGGGNRKSTAQDGGGSGPGGNLNPSMTTGKYKVSMCRDLALRGICPRSSNCTFAHSDTELDKYRSKNRKMSIRTSASQTEKGEKNNKSFSKQNDDLTAYHPAKAHDREITSTVQHPTAISTNLENNLIDSLTSNYMLSPVSSQKLSHIGLCSMKGAMVEGGAAPTIHCPGHYIMPPGPIATVDYGPTAATNLGVWDPPQIVPVGHMTNDKKQRTTTMPKTVLAMLLQRKMEILNQLEAMIGKQQQQLMSPQVKTGSDLSLMTSNNYSIWTTANSFRCPPGTDPPSPAPPPPPPPPPLSHLLDDDGLFVPIDVSLDNKEESKLAKTLIRSPCNGALSHPVSSYNERLGCTPAPVQSTAFKTPNSITSWYYGNQPYTTVDASVQSMNPGNDGFTNDSYVTLGCDATSELQPRLSRPECMSKDLILESQRVKQHLRHLEKEIIDLKLATQGTAAFFTGERFAQELRMMEGIKERERDAQNWSNPYGTGTTTLPWIHSSTNWPSNQEYNQDYKTKEQDTYEAGIANDMRELELRWEFELREHEKHWSSGGGEDTITTTPKNM; encoded by the exons ATGCGTGTCGCTTCTTTTCTCCCTTATCAAATAATGACACTGatagtaatttatatatcgtccttctttttacataattttctgttGTCTCTGTTGCGTAGAATGCCAATACAGGCACCGCAGTGGACTGAATTTTTGTCGTGTCCAATCTGCTGTCACGACTTTGACGCAGCCATACGAGGACCCATATCGCTTGGCTGTGGCCACACTATATGTCGTGCTTGTCTCGCCAATCTGCATCGTAAACAATGCCCTTTTGATCAG AGCGTTATCAACACCGACATTGATAGATTGCCGGTGAACGAGGCGTTGTTACAACTGCTGGGTAATCCTATTCCTGCTGTTGCCTCGTCTGCTTCTGCACTAAGTCAGCAACAAAATTATCAGAAGCTTCTGCCGACTGATCAACATAGCAATTATTTGCGGGCCAAGAATTGTATCGAGGAACTCGCTCTTTATCTTAAACCATGCCAAAGCACCAACAATGCAG GTATTGGGACTGGAGTCGGAGGATTGGTCTCTCGGCCGATGCAACGCAAGTTGGTGACATTGCTGGGCTGTCAACTGGTGGAGCCAGAGGGAAGGGCGCGTGCATTGCGCGCTGCTCGCAGTCTCGGCGAACGCACTGTCACCGAGCTCATACTGCAGCATCAGAATCCACAGCAGCTCAGCGCTAATCTCTGGGCGGCTGTACGAGCTCGTGGCTGTCAGTTTCTAGGACCAG CGATGCAGGAGGAAGTTCTGAAGCTCGTGCTATTGGCGCTAGAAGATGGATCGGCGTTGTCTCGCAAAGTGTTGGTGATGTTCGTGGTGCAGCGTCTAGAGCCACATTTTCCACAAGCTAGTAAGACCAGCATCGGCCACGTAGTACAGCTTCTGTATCGGGCGAGCTGTTTCAAG GTGTCAAAACGCGAGGGCGATTCGTCCCTGATGCAATTAAAAGAGGAGTTTCGCACTTACGAAGCTCTGAGACGCGAGCACGATGCGCAGATTGTGCAGATCGCTACGGAGGCGGGTTTGCGCATCGCGCCCGATCAGTGGTCGGCGCTACTTTATGGCGACACCGCTCACAAATCGCACATGCAGAGCATCATTGATAAATTGCAGACACCGCAGTCGTTCGCTCAGAGTGTGCAAGAACTCGTGATAGCGTTACAACGGACGCCTGATCCTGGACAATTGAGCGGTCTCAGGCCACAACTGGAGCTATTGGCCACCATCGATCCCAGCCCAG aaacgGAACCACCGAGCCTGACTGAATGTCGAGCGGCCCTGGAGGCTGTTAGAATAGTGGTAGCTACGCTGGTGGATTTTGTGCGACAACACGGCAGCGGTAGCGGCgggggcggcggcggcggcggcggcggcggtgggagtggcggcggcggtggcggcggcgggaaTAGGAAGTCAACGGCGCAGGATGGTGGTGGCAGTGGACCTGGTGGAAATTTGAATCCAAGCATGACGACCGGCAAGTACAAAGTTAGCATGTGCAGGGATCTGGCCCTGCGTGGAATCTGTCCACGATCTAGCAACTGCACCTTTGCTCACAGCGATACCGAACTTGATAA ATACAGATCGAAAAATCGTAAGATGAGCATCAGAACAAGTGCAAGTCAGACGGAAAAGGGCGAAAAGAATAACAAGTCCTTCAGCAAGCAAAATGATGATTTGACGGCATATCATCCTGCAAAGGCACATGACAGAGAAA TTACTTCAACGGTTCAGCATCCAACGGCCATTTCGactaatttggaaaataatttgattgaCTCACTGACATCGAACTACATGCTGTCTCCTGTGTCCTCCCAAAAATTGTCCCACATCGGCCTGTGCTCCATGAAAGGCGCTATGGTGGAAGGCGGGGCAGCTCCGACCATTCATTGCCCTGGGCATTACATAATGCCGCCAGGACCTATCGCCACCGTCGATTACGGACCGACAGCCGCGACTAATTTGGGAGTATGGGACCCTCCACAAATCGTACCAGTGGGCCACATGACAAACGACAAAAAA cAACGAACAACAACGATGCCAAAAACTGTGTTGGCGATGCTGTTACAACGCAAGATGGAAATTCTAAATCAGCTGGAAGCGATGATCGGCAAGCAACAGCAGCAGTTGATGTCACCACAGGTGAAGACT GGTAGCGACTTGTCATTGATGACATCTAACAATTATTCCATATGGACTACTGCAAACAGCTTTCGTTGCCCTCCCGGAACGGATCCGCCGTCACCagcaccaccgccaccgccaccgccaccaccgcttTCGCATCTGCTCGATGATGACGGACTCTTTGTGCCTATAGATGTATCACTGGATAACAAAGAGGAATCAAAACTGGCGAAAACTTTAATAAG aTCTCCTTGCAACGGAGCCCTATCGCATCCTGTAAGTTCTTACAACGAGAGACTTGGATGCACTCCTGCCCCAGTGCAATCCACTGCATTTAAAACTCCAAACTCCATTACATCCTGGTATTATGGTAATCAAC CGTACACGACAGTCGACGCCAGTGTACAATCAATGAATCCTGGTAATGATGGTTTCACTAACGATAGTTATGTTACTCTTGGCTGTGATGCCACGTCAGAATTGCAGCCACGTCTTTCAAGACCGGAATGCATGTCGAAAGA cTTAATCCTCGAGTCGCAGAGAGTGAAGCAACACCTTAGACATCTTGAGAAGGAAATCATTGACCTAAAG TTAGCGACGCAAGGTACCGCTGCTTTTTTCACGGGTGAGCGATTCGCACAAGAATTACGTATGATGGAAGGTAttaaggagagagagagagacgcgcaAAATTGGAGTAATCCCTATGGGACCGGCACTACCACTCTTCCTTGGATCCATTCTTCTACCAATTGGCCGTCCAATCAAGAATACAATCAAGATTACAAAACCAAAGAG CAGGACACATACGAGGCAGGAATCGCAAACGACATGCGCGAGTTAGAACTGCGTTGGGAATTTGAATTACGCGAGCATGAAAAGCATTGGTCCAGTGGAGGAGGGGAAGACACCATCACCACAACCccgaaaaatatgtaa